GCGGTCATCTCCCCTTGTAGCAGGTGAGGGTGAGGGGAGGCGCCGCGAGGAGGGGGGCGGGGGGCCTTTGCATGGTGGAGCCGAGTCTTACGGTGACCCTGGTTCTCTGCGGCAGATTCGTGGGTTCGTGCGGCTTCACTCCAGACGCCAAAGTGTGGGAAATTTGCTTTAGCAAAAGTGGGCAATTCCGGGAAGTGGCGCGTGCTTTTGAACTGAAGGGCCACACTGCCGGGATCCACTTCCTGGCTTTCTCCAGCGACTCCTGCCGGTGAGTAGACGCCTTCTTGGCCTGTTGCCAGGGATTTGCCACTGCCCCTTTGCTGCCAACCTGGCGCCAGTGCTCTCTGCCTGGGCCCAAGTTAGGACCTCTTTTTTCCCGCTCTAGGATGGCGACCGTCTCCAAGGATGGGAAGTGGAAGTTGTGGGCCACAGATGTGGATTACAAGCAGCAACAAGACCCCTACCTCCTGCTGACAGGCCTGTATGATGAGGCAGCCATCATGCCCTGCATCTTGGCCCTCTCCCCAGATGCCCAGGTCTTGGCTCTGGCCAGCAGCAACAACATTCGGCTCTTTAACACAAAGCgaggtgaggaagaagaaaactttcACAAGGTCCATGGGGAGTGTGTGGCTGAAATGACCTTTGACACTACAGGTCGGTTCCTGGCTTCCTGTGGAGACAGAGTGGTGAGGGTCTTCCATAACACCACAGGCCAGAGGGCTATAGTGGAAGAGATACGGGGGCTCCTCAAACGGGGCCCCACCGAAACCACCCGTCAGAGGCTGAATCAGCAGCTGGTCCAAGCCCAGGCTAACCTCAAAAGGCTGGGGGCCGCGAAGGTCTGAGCAAGGAAAAGTCGGACTTAAGAAGGGAGCAAAGAGACAGGAGGGATCCTTGCTGCACTTACTCTTGCCCCCCTCCCTTGGTCCAGGGTGGCCTTGAATCGGGGCTTTTGGAAGGGGGATGTCATAATAGGATCTCTCCtttgttttccccctttccttgcCCCCCACCCCCTTCTGTCTCACTACACATTTTGGGGGCTGCAGACTAAAGCTAGCCACCCTCCCACCAGCTAAGGCTTTGTCCCTCAGTCTCTGGAAACATTCCATATTGGCATTCTGGCACTTGGGAAAAGTTCCCCTAGTTTTGTGACTCTAGGCCCTACTTTTCTCCAAGAAAAGACCTTAGACCATGAGCCCAGTGTCCTGCAAGTTCCCTTTGGGCAATTGATTAATTGTGGTGCTTGAACCTGCCGTGGGTCCAAGGGACTGATTCCAGCCAGACCTGGGTGTTCTGACCATTTTTCTTGTGGCAGCTCATTTATAAGCATGCTAAGAGGTAGACCAAAGCTGGGTATTTAAATAAGGACCAATGTTCGTCGGAGGGCAGAATGGGAAGGTGTTTTATTCCCAAACAGTGGAGCTAGGGCCAAGAGCTGTGAAAGTGGGGTCATTATTTACCCATGAATCTTGGCTCGGGGGTAACCTGGGCAGGCCACAAGCTCTTCTGTTCTGTTCTCCTTCATTTCATCGTTTATAAAAGAAAGGATTGATACCCACCTGTTAACCTACCtcacagggatgttgtgaggGCGGATGAGACTGTGTCATGTTCCTCCATTTTGGACAAAAGATGCTAAAGCTTTGAATATGTTGTGTGGTGTCCTGTTTTTGCCATGACCTGGTGGAAGCCAGTATTCCAAACGGTTGTTTCATTGTGATGCTGTGACAGGAAGGGGAAAGCCTTGGCCCCTCTTGTTGGAGAGCTCCCAGGGGCTTCGGAGAGGTCCAGCAGGGCAGGCTGTAGGAGCCGGCTTCCTTAGGCTGCATCCACCATGCTGGTTCACAGCTCCAACGCTGCTGCCCCTCTTGACACCTCATCAATTgccttttttaaatgttcttaaaTATTTGGAGTTTAATCGTGTCCTTTTGAACATTCATTCCACTCAGTTCCACAAGCACTAATTAGGTATTTGTTAACATGCTTGTTTCTAGGTATATGAAGAAAAACTAATtagtccctgctcttaaggagctgaTGCTCTGCTGGGGACTTCAGTGTGTATGtttaggggagggggggggggaaggagaaaaacagtAGGGACCTCTTTTCTTGAGGAGGCAGCAGGTAAGCACCCACAGCTGAGATGGAGAAAGGACCCAGGAAGAGAGGATTCCAGGCAGGAAGATTCAGCCAGATGGCAAAGCCACATCCAGAGGGCAATACCATGCCCATGGCAACAGGTGCAAGCTAGAATGGATGTGTTGGGGTGAATTGTAAAGTCAGGTTGGAGCCCAACTGCTGGGCTTAGGACATCAGGAGTTCTGGCACAACTTCAGCTAAGGGGCTCAGACCCTATTCCAGCTTGGTCCCCAATTATCAAGACAAGAACTGAGgctaaggaggggaaaataaggaAGGTCAGAGAAACACAGGACAAAGTGGAGGAAACATGGTTACCTACctagaggaaattttttttttttaaatttccctgcTGGCTAAATAAGACAACCCATTATCTCTGCTTGCCTTTGGCTAGGAATCTTTATGATTCTACATGTGTATGGGAAACACTGTCAGAGCCCAACCTGAAGCATTTTGTTCCACCCTGTCAAAAACTGCTTTGTGATCCACAACCAAAGGGTCACCAATTTTCTACCCCTCTCAGTCAGTGTTACAACTGTAAACATGTGGCCTGATAGGGAAATTTGCCCGAATGCTTCTCTATTAAATAcccttctcatattttcatcaaggatgCCCTTGGTCTGCACGTAGGCCATTCAAGGTTTTTTAAGCTGCCACTATCTGGAAAGCATTGTGCCGGCATTAGAGATACCAAGAACTTGGGAAGCAACAATTGCTCTCAAGGGGCTTATATACTCATAGGGAGAGAGAATAATCAGAAGTAGAATGCAAAGAAAATAGAGGCAGCAGAGAGTGCCAAGTTTTGAGAATGGTTACTGGTCCAATTTGGCTTAAATCTTAGTACTATAGAGGATGTCCATGCAGAATATAAATGCGAGAAGGATTCCCTGATAAATGCATAGGTTTTAGATACTTTCTATAGATGGCATTCTGCTGATTGTATCAAGCCTCCTTGAAAAGGTCATTTGACAGCTCAAATGAGATTGAGACATCAATTCACACAGGAAGAACCAAacgcattta
The Sminthopsis crassicaudata isolate SCR6 chromosome 4, ASM4859323v1, whole genome shotgun sequence genome window above contains:
- the TBL2 gene encoding transducin beta-like protein 2 isoform X2; translated protein: MRPWALVTWLANADTIRVFKMNKKEDGSNSFQPLADDFPKKHKAPVINIGIAETGKFIMSVSSDTTIIIWTLKGEVLSIINTNQMNNTYAVISPCSRFVGSCGFTPDAKVWEICFSKSGQFREVARAFELKGHTAGIHFLAFSSDSCRMATVSKDGKWKLWATDVDYKQQQDPYLLLTGLYDEAAIMPCILALSPDAQVLALASSNNIRLFNTKRGEEEENFHKVHGECVAEMTFDTTGRFLASCGDRVVRVFHNTTGQRAIVEEIRGLLKRGPTETTRQRLNQQLVQAQANLKRLGAAKV